One region of Roseicitreum antarcticum genomic DNA includes:
- a CDS encoding DUF5930 domain-containing protein, translating to MADKIRQGITGLQRLLDRLDQRLEKRFPEQRLFLKSDSATRYVRLRPLTQAVGIFSAVTFFAWGVLAASILLMDSIGSGNIRDQAAREQAYYETRLNDLAAERDARASETETAQSRFTYAMERISDMQSALLASEQRRIELETGIEVIQRTLRRTVDERDAARAHGAELARTLTDETGTARTGAEQAQDVAQTLDFLMSALDTATSERDNAALAADDARRQADHLALEVRLIQDRNTRIFAQLEEAIEMSVSPLERIFTNAGLSVDTILRQVRSGYQSQSAALQPISMSTSGSYDPDSDEARANRVLAGLDELNLYRVATERLPFARPVSGARQTSSFGVRRDPRTGASRQHNGVDWAAAQGTTITATSAGRVKFAGRQGGYGNLVIIEHDFGIETYYAHLHRINVSTGQRVSRGDKIGGMGTTGRSTGVHLHYEIRVGGTPLNPMTYIRAAQNVF from the coding sequence ATGGCCGACAAAATACGACAAGGAATCACAGGTTTGCAGCGACTTCTAGATCGGCTCGACCAGCGGCTGGAAAAACGTTTTCCAGAACAGCGGCTGTTTCTGAAATCTGATAGCGCGACACGCTATGTCCGGCTCCGACCCCTGACGCAGGCGGTGGGCATCTTCAGCGCTGTCACCTTCTTTGCCTGGGGCGTGCTGGCTGCGTCGATCCTGTTAATGGACAGCATAGGGTCGGGCAATATCCGCGATCAGGCCGCGCGCGAACAGGCGTATTATGAGACCCGGCTGAACGACCTCGCCGCAGAACGCGACGCTCGCGCATCGGAAACCGAGACCGCGCAGTCCCGCTTTACCTATGCGATGGAAAGGATTTCCGACATGCAATCGGCGCTTCTGGCGTCAGAGCAGCGGCGGATCGAACTGGAAACCGGGATCGAGGTCATCCAGCGCACCCTGCGCCGCACGGTCGACGAACGCGACGCCGCGCGTGCCCATGGTGCCGAACTGGCCCGCACCCTGACGGATGAGACCGGGACCGCCCGCACCGGCGCCGAACAGGCGCAAGACGTCGCACAGACGCTTGATTTCCTGATGTCGGCCCTCGACACCGCCACGTCAGAGCGGGACAACGCCGCGCTGGCAGCTGATGATGCGCGCCGGCAGGCCGACCATCTGGCTTTGGAGGTCCGGCTTATTCAGGACCGCAACACCCGCATTTTCGCCCAGTTGGAAGAGGCGATCGAGATGTCAGTCTCGCCGCTGGAACGCATCTTCACCAATGCCGGATTGTCGGTCGACACCATTTTGCGGCAGGTACGGTCTGGGTATCAGTCGCAATCCGCAGCCTTGCAGCCGATCTCCATGTCCACCTCTGGCAGCTATGACCCTGACAGCGACGAGGCGCGGGCCAACCGCGTGCTGGCGGGCCTGGATGAGTTGAACCTCTACCGTGTCGCGACCGAACGCCTGCCATTTGCGCGGCCGGTATCCGGGGCGCGCCAGACTTCCAGCTTCGGCGTACGGCGTGACCCGCGCACCGGCGCATCGCGCCAGCACAATGGCGTCGACTGGGCCGCAGCACAGGGCACCACAATCACGGCAACCTCGGCCGGGCGGGTCAAATTCGCTGGGCGTCAGGGCGGATACGGCAACCTTGTCATCATCGAGCATGACTTCGGGATCGAGACCTATTACGCCCATCTACATCGCATTAACGTCAGCACCGGGCAAAGGGTCTCGCGCGGGGATAAAATCGGTGGTATGGGCACAACAGGCCGGTCAACCGGCGTGCATCTTCACTACGAAATCCGCGTCGGCGGCACACCCCTCAACCCTATGACGTATATAAGGGCAGCGCAAAATGTTTTCTAA
- a CDS encoding bactofilin family protein, which yields MFSKSRINEPGPKKAATPEPAQRAPEQPMYRAPAADTGSSSGAPQATKAKPAASVLSSDLTITGNLKTTGDVVVEGMVDGDIRAHLLTVGDSATIRGEIVADDIVINGRVIGRVRGLKVRLTSSARVEGDIIHKTIAIESGAHFEGSVQRQDDPLATNARVQQQQQQQPAAYAPAPQPAPAPAPQPRPEPSAAVRAAAESKKAADEAAKK from the coding sequence ATGTTTTCTAAAAGCCGCATAAACGAACCAGGTCCCAAAAAAGCGGCCACGCCGGAACCCGCACAGCGGGCGCCCGAACAACCCATGTATCGTGCCCCCGCTGCCGATACCGGTTCCTCCAGCGGCGCGCCGCAGGCGACCAAGGCGAAGCCTGCCGCATCCGTCCTGTCGTCGGATCTGACGATCACCGGCAACCTGAAAACCACCGGCGATGTCGTGGTCGAAGGCATGGTGGACGGCGATATCCGCGCGCATCTGCTGACCGTGGGCGACAGCGCCACCATCCGGGGCGAGATCGTGGCCGACGACATCGTCATCAACGGTCGCGTGATTGGCCGGGTGCGCGGGCTTAAGGTACGCCTGACTTCGTCGGCACGGGTGGAAGGCGACATCATCCACAAGACGATCGCTATCGAATCCGGCGCGCATTTTGAAGGCTCGGTGCAGCGGCAAGATGACCCGCTGGCAACCAACGCACGTGTGCAGCAGCAACAACAGCAACAGCCGGCCGCCTACGCCCCCGCGCCACAGCCGGCACCCGCGCCTGCACCCCAGCCGCGGCCCGAGCCCTCGGCCGCCGTGCGCGCCGCCGCCGAAAGCAAGAAAGCTGCGGATGAGGCCGCGAAGAAGTAA